A stretch of the Macaca mulatta isolate MMU2019108-1 chromosome 14, T2T-MMU8v2.0, whole genome shotgun sequence genome encodes the following:
- the JRKL gene encoding jerky protein homolog-like isoform X1, with protein sequence MSGKRKRVVLTIKDKLDIIKKLEDGGSSKQLAVIYGIGETTVRDIRKNKEKIITYASSSDSTSLLAKRKSMKPSMYEELDRAMLEWFNQQRAKGNPISGPICAKRAEFFFYALGMDGDFNPSAGWLTRFKQRHSIREINIRNERLNGDETAVEDFCNNFRDFIERENLQPEQIYNADETGLFWKCLPSRISVIKGKCTVPGHKSIEERVTIMCCANATGLHKLKLCVVGKAKKPRSFKSTDTLNLPVSYFSQKGAWMDLSIFRQWFDKIFVPQVREYLRSKGLQEKAVLLLDNSPTHPNENVLRSDDGQIFAKYLPPNVASLIQPSDQGVIATMKRNYRAGLLQNNLEEGNDLKSFWKKLTLLDALYEIAMAWNLVKPVTISRAWKKILPMIEEKESLDFDDEDISVATVATLLQHTKGLENVTTENLEKWLEVDSTEPGYEVLTDSEIIRRAQGQTDESSENEEEEIELIPEKHINHAAALQWTENLLDYLEQQGDMILPDRLVIRKLRATIRNKQKMTKSSQ encoded by the coding sequence ATGTCGGGGAAACGGAAGCGTGTGGTGTTGACTATTAAAGATAAGCTTGATATAATAAAGAAACTTGAAGACGGAGGTTCTTCCAAACAACTGGCAGTGATTTACGGAATTGGTGAAACAACAGTTCGggatataagaaaaaataaggaaaagattaTAACTTATGCAAGCAGTTCTGATTCCACAAGTCTTTTGGCCAAGAGGAAATCTATGAAGCCATCCATGTATGAGGAATTGGACAGGGCAATGCTGGAATGGTTCAACCAGCAAAGAGCAAAAGGGAATCCCATATCTGGACCAATTTGTGCAAAAAGGGCAGAGTTCTTCTTTTATGCTTTGGGAATGGATGGCGATTTTAACCCCTCTGCCGGCTGGCTAACTCGTTTTAAGCAGCGGCACAGCATTAGAGAGATTAACATTAGAAATGAAAGATTAAATGGAGATGAGACTGCAGTGGAAGATTTTTGTAACAACTTTAGAGATTTTATTGAACGAGAGAATTTACAGCCTGAACAAATCTACAATGCAGATGAAACTGGACTCTTTTGGAAGTGCTTGCCTTCTAGAATTTCAGTAATCAAAGGTAAATGCACTGTCCCTGGGCACAAATCAATTGAAGAAAGAGTCACAATCATGTGTTGTGCCAATGCAACAGGTTTACACAAACTTAAACTTTGTGTTGTGGGGAAAGCAAAGAAACCTCGCTCCTTTAAATCAACTGACACTTTAAACTTGCCAGTCTCTTATTTCAGCCAAAAAGGTGCCTGGATGGATCTTTCCATTTTCCGACAATGGTTTGATAAAATTTTTGTGCCGCAAGTTCGAGAGTATTTAAGATCTAAAGGCTTGCAGGAAAAGGCTGTGCTCTTGTTGGATAATTCACCAACACATCCAAATGAAAATGTCCTAAGGTCAGATGATGgccaaatatttgctaaatatttaCCACCTAATGTGGCCTCATTGATTCAGCCTTCAGATCAGGGAGTCATAGCAACAATGAAGAGAAATTATCGTGCAGGTCTTCTCCAGAACAACTTGGAAGAAGGTAATGACCTGAAATCATTCTGGAAGAAGCTAACTCTGTTGGATGCACTTTATGAAATAGCAATGGCATGGAACTTAGTAAAACCAGTTACCATTAGCAGAGCATGGAAGAAGATTCTCCCTATGATAGAGGAGAAAGAGAGCTTGGACTTTGATGATGAAGATATTTCTGTGGCTACTGTGGCTACCCTTTTACAACACACCAAAGGATTGGAAAATGTGACTACTGAGAACCTTGAAAAATGGCTTGAAGTAGACAGTACTGAACCAGGCTATGAAGTGTTAACTGATAGCGAAATCATCAGAAGAGCACAAGGCCAGACAGATGAATCCAGTGAAAATGAGGAGGAGGAAATAGAACTAATTCCAGAGAAACATATTAATCATGCAGCTGCTCTCCAATGGACTGAAAATTTATTGGATTATCTAGAACAACAAGGTGATATGATTCTACCTGATAGACTGGTAATACGTAAACTTCGAGCCACCATCAGAAATAAACAGAAGATGACAAAGTCAAGTCAATAA